A genome region from Phocoena sinus isolate mPhoSin1 chromosome 16, mPhoSin1.pri, whole genome shotgun sequence includes the following:
- the RAB11FIP2 gene encoding rab11 family-interacting protein 2 isoform X3 gives MMLSEQAQKWFPTHVQVTVLQAKDLKPKGKSGTNDTYTIIQLGKEKYSTSVAEKTLEPVWKEEASFELPGLLMQGNPEKYILFLIVMHRSLVGLDKFLGQVAINLNDIFEDKQRRKTEWFSLESKQGKRAKNRGEIKVNIQFMRNNMTASMFDLSMKDKTRSPFAKLKDKMKGRKNDGTFSDTSSAIIPSSHMPDANAEFSSSEIQMKSKPKKPFLLGPQRLSSAHSMSDLTGAHVSSEKLKSGTVAQTHLLGHQIGSFGAVPESGSLRSPHRRTLSFDTSKMNQPDSSVGEGESSFGRQNDPFTNVTASLPQKFATLPRKKNPFEESNESWDSSMNLFSKSTEVRKENKREKREKVSLFERVTGKKDSRRSDRLNNGGSDSPCDLKSPNAFSENRQDYFDYESTNPFTTKFRASNIMPSSSLLLPAQCGLITLRHLLTPTTDP, from the exons ATGATGCTTTCCGAGCAAGCCCAAAAGTGGTTTCCGACCCACGTGCAGGTCACAGTGCTCCAAGCCAAAGATCTTAAGCCAAAAGGCAAAAGTGGCACCAATGACACATACACTATAATTCAGCTGGGCAAGGAAAAGTACTCCACGTCTGTAGCTGAGAAAACCCTTGAGCCAGTCTGGAAGGAAGAGGCCTCTTTTGAGCTGCCTGGTTTGCTAATGCAGGGGAATCCAGAGAAATACATCCTTTTCCTCATAGTTATGCACAGGTCCCTGGTGGGTCTGGATAAGTTTTTAGGGCAGGTGGCCATCAATCTCAATGACATCTTTGAGGacaaacaaagaaggaaaacaga gTGGTTTAGTTTAGAATCCAAACAAGGAAAAAGAGCCAAAAACAGGGGTGAGATAAAGGTCAATATTCAATTTATGAGGAACAATATGACAGCAAGTATGTTTGACTTATCAATGAAGGACAAAACAAGATCTCCTTTTGCAAAATTAAAAGATAAGATGAAAGGTAGAAAAAATGATGGGACATTTTCTGATACATCTTCTGCAATCATTCCAAGTTCTCACATGCCTGATGCCAATGCTGAATTTTCAAGTAGTGAAATACAGATGAAATCTAAACCAAAAAAGCCTTTCCTTTTGGGTCCTCAGCGACTCTCTTCAGCGCATTCAATGTCTGATTTAACTGGGGCCCATGTATCCTCGGAGAAGCTGAAGTCCGGCACCGTTGCTCAAACGCATCTTCTCGGACACCAGATAGGTTCCTTTGGAGCAGTTCCGGAAAGTG GAAGTCTCAGATCTCCACACAGAAGAACATTAAGCTTTGATACTTCTAAAATGAACCAACCTGACAGCAGTGTGGGTGAAGGTGAATCGTCTTTCGGAAGACAAAATGACCCATTTACAAATGTGACTGCTTCATTACCCCAAAAATTTGCAACACTGCCAAGGAAGAAAAATCCATTTGAAGAAAGCAACGAATCGTGGGACAGCAGcatgaatttattttcaaaatcaactgaagtaagaaaagaaaataaaagagaaaaaagggagaaagttaGCCTGTTTGAAAGAGTGACTGGAAAAAAAGACAGCAGAAGATCTGATAGACTTAACAATGGGGGATCTGATAGCCCTTGTGACTTGAAATCACCTAATGCATTTAGTGAAAATCGTCAGGACTATTTTGATTATGAGTCAACTAATCCGTTTACAACAAAATTCAGGGCTTCAAATATAATGCCATCTTCAAG TCTCCTGCTTCCAGCTCAGTGTGGGCTAATAACACTGAGACACCTGCTAACACCAACAACAGATCCATAA
- the RAB11FIP2 gene encoding rab11 family-interacting protein 2 isoform X2, with the protein MMLSEQAQKWFPTHVQVTVLQAKDLKPKGKSGTNDTYTIIQLGKEKYSTSVAEKTLEPVWKEEASFELPGLLMQGNPEKYILFLIVMHRSLVGLDKFLGQVAINLNDIFEDKQRRKTEWFSLESKQGKRAKNRGEIKVNIQFMRNNMTASMFDLSMKDKTRSPFAKLKDKMKGRKNDGTFSDTSSAIIPSSHMPDANAEFSSSEIQMKSKPKKPFLLGPQRLSSAHSMSDLTGAHVSSEKLKSGTVAQTHLLGHQIGSFGAVPESGSLRSPHRRTLSFDTSKMNQPDSSVGEGESSFGRQNDPFTNVTASLPQKFATLPRKKNPFEESNESWDSSMNLFSKSTEVRKENKREKREKVSLFERVTGKKDSRRSDRLNNGGSDSPCDLKSPNAFSENRQDYFDYESTNPFTTKFRASNIMPSSSFHMNPTSNEDLRKIPLPWMSVSTPPIFGYQDNLSLNLQLF; encoded by the exons ATGATGCTTTCCGAGCAAGCCCAAAAGTGGTTTCCGACCCACGTGCAGGTCACAGTGCTCCAAGCCAAAGATCTTAAGCCAAAAGGCAAAAGTGGCACCAATGACACATACACTATAATTCAGCTGGGCAAGGAAAAGTACTCCACGTCTGTAGCTGAGAAAACCCTTGAGCCAGTCTGGAAGGAAGAGGCCTCTTTTGAGCTGCCTGGTTTGCTAATGCAGGGGAATCCAGAGAAATACATCCTTTTCCTCATAGTTATGCACAGGTCCCTGGTGGGTCTGGATAAGTTTTTAGGGCAGGTGGCCATCAATCTCAATGACATCTTTGAGGacaaacaaagaaggaaaacaga gTGGTTTAGTTTAGAATCCAAACAAGGAAAAAGAGCCAAAAACAGGGGTGAGATAAAGGTCAATATTCAATTTATGAGGAACAATATGACAGCAAGTATGTTTGACTTATCAATGAAGGACAAAACAAGATCTCCTTTTGCAAAATTAAAAGATAAGATGAAAGGTAGAAAAAATGATGGGACATTTTCTGATACATCTTCTGCAATCATTCCAAGTTCTCACATGCCTGATGCCAATGCTGAATTTTCAAGTAGTGAAATACAGATGAAATCTAAACCAAAAAAGCCTTTCCTTTTGGGTCCTCAGCGACTCTCTTCAGCGCATTCAATGTCTGATTTAACTGGGGCCCATGTATCCTCGGAGAAGCTGAAGTCCGGCACCGTTGCTCAAACGCATCTTCTCGGACACCAGATAGGTTCCTTTGGAGCAGTTCCGGAAAGTG GAAGTCTCAGATCTCCACACAGAAGAACATTAAGCTTTGATACTTCTAAAATGAACCAACCTGACAGCAGTGTGGGTGAAGGTGAATCGTCTTTCGGAAGACAAAATGACCCATTTACAAATGTGACTGCTTCATTACCCCAAAAATTTGCAACACTGCCAAGGAAGAAAAATCCATTTGAAGAAAGCAACGAATCGTGGGACAGCAGcatgaatttattttcaaaatcaactgaagtaagaaaagaaaataaaagagaaaaaagggagaaagttaGCCTGTTTGAAAGAGTGACTGGAAAAAAAGACAGCAGAAGATCTGATAGACTTAACAATGGGGGATCTGATAGCCCTTGTGACTTGAAATCACCTAATGCATTTAGTGAAAATCGTCAGGACTATTTTGATTATGAGTCAACTAATCCGTTTACAACAAAATTCAGGGCTTCAAATATAATGCCATCTTCAAG